A single region of the Triticum dicoccoides isolate Atlit2015 ecotype Zavitan chromosome 2B, WEW_v2.0, whole genome shotgun sequence genome encodes:
- the LOC119363933 gene encoding peroxidase 1-like, protein MASSRSLSSRIGAMLAGALLLLLSTASAVAQLDVGFYSKTCPHVEEIVRQEMLGILKEAPTLAGPFLRLHFHDCFVRGCDASVLIDSTDVANSPAEKDAPPNKSLRGFGAVQRVKDRLQSACPNTVSCADVLALMARDAVVLAGGPTWPVALGRRDGRVSIASETNQLPPPTSNFTRLSKMFAAKGLDAKDIVVLSGGHTLGTARCVSFTDRLYNFSGANNPADVDPALDGAYVARLRSQCRSLADNTTLAEMDPGSFLTFDAGYYRLVAKRRGILHSDSALLEHPTTRAYVERQATGLFAAEFFRDFAESMVKMGNIGVLTGEQGEIRNKCYAVNK, encoded by the coding sequence ATGGCCTCCTCAAGGTCTCTCAGCAGTCGCATCGGCGCAATGCTGGCCGGCGCGTTGCTCCTGCTGTTGTCTACGGCCTCCGCCGTGGCTCAGCTGGACGTGGGCTTCTACAGCAAGACGTGCCCGCACGTGGAGGAGATCGTCCGGCAGGAGATGCTCGGGATCCTCAAGGAGGCGCCCACGCTCGCCGGACCCTTCCTCCGCCTCCacttccacgactgcttcgtccGGGGATGCGACGCCTCCGTGCTGATCGACTCCACCGACGTCGCCAATAGCCCAGCAGAGAAGGACGCGCCGCCCAACAAGAGCCTCCGCGGCTTcggcgccgtgcagcgcgtcaagGACAGGCTCCAGTCCGCCTGCCCTAACACGGTGTCCTGCGCCGACGTGCTCGCCCTCATGGCCCGCGACGCCGTCGTGCTCGCAGGAGGCCCCACGTGGCCCGTCGCGCTCGGCCGGAGGGACGGCCGCGTGTCCATCGCTAGCGAGACGAACCAGCTTCCCCCACCCACCTCCAACTTCACCCGCCTCTCCAAGATGTTCGCCGCCAAGGGCCTCGACGCCAAGGATATCGTCGTGCTCTCCGGCGGCCACACGCTCGGCACCGCGCGCTGCGTCTCCTTCACGGACCGGCTGTACAACTTCTCCGGCGCCAATAACCCCGCCGACGTCGACCCAGCACTGGACGGCGCATACGTGGCCAGGCTGAGGTCCCAGTGCCGGAGCCTCGCCGACAACACCACGCTCGCGGAGATGGACCCCGGCAGCTTCCTCACCTTCGACGCCGGCTACTACCGCCTCGTGGCAAAGCGCAGAGGAATCCTACACTCCGACTCCGCGCTCCTGGAACACCCGACCACCAGGGCATACGTCGAGCGCCAGGCCACCGGCCTCTTCGCCGCCGAGTTCTTCCGCGACTTCGCCGAGTCCATGGTCAAGATGGGCAACATCGGCGTGCTCACCGGAGAACAGGGCGAGATCAGGAACAAGTGCTACGCCGTCAACAAATAA